One window from the genome of Anopheles merus strain MAF chromosome 3R, AmerM5.1, whole genome shotgun sequence encodes:
- the LOC121595880 gene encoding nuclear pore complex protein Nup50 codes for MSKRGPQSSLNHLNWNETDEPEEKGEFTKASDDVLKQRVIKKARRRVATDDADSTAPSGSASVFGAFKGFASTPLAKSGADKPGGAGAQSFSFLSTLGAAKTNGNGTATVSSSGAAADGVGGAAKPTFSFGSNAGTMAASDASKKMFAFGSPTSLKADSTAEGAKTASSTSSGFGISSSKEGEAGKGGFGFGAASSGPAQPFSFGTVPPKATEAAKPNNNFTFGTLAGGKDSSTDAAPKPTFSFGSFAAKPDGSGETEKKSIQFGSPTTSKEPTTTGTFSFGSNAAKADANSSSTDKKSFAFGSSPAATPKGTSIVTPSGVIKTPVTFGSDAPEADKKPFTFGSPAGGTKEPAASSPAASKGMFSFGTNPAKAAPSETPERKTFTFGSPAAAAGVKSTAVTSPDTSKATFSFGSNATKADAESGSEKKATFSFGTAASGGKDSTAGISSSPKTSTFSFGSKAPEAEKKTFSFGVPAGSTSDVATAEKSKATFAPPKGTSDDAIKKMFSFASSSSSSSPAAASSSSSKTDSEKEKAEKKQSTKPLTEADKQTVIRNNVVALNKAFIAWITEKCRENPYCKLHPVFRDYEKQFDEIQAMTPGKTAEKSAPTTTSQAAAPESKGAAAAAEPAKPKEPEKEMPKPGFFFGGSAAASAAKESPTKPSSGFTFGSSSKPFSFGSLASSTIASTNATTTTPSTVSTSSSSFFAGASTFAAKSATGGFTFGGVVSKPPAPDSSAAAAAGGGPDKPAGGDAEADEDEPPKVEFTPVEEKDSVYSKRCKLFVKVGASYSDRGVGTLHIKMVDAKVQVLVRADTSLGNILLNIILNESVPVQRLGKNNVMMICLPTPDAKPPPTSVLLRVKTGEEADELLETLLKYKPK; via the coding sequence ATGTCGAAACGCGGCCCGCAATCGTCGCTGAACCATCTGAACTGGAACGAAACGGACGAGCCGGAGGAGAAGGGCGAGTTTACGAAGGCGAGCGACGACGTCCTAAAACAGCGGGTCATCAAGAAGGCCCGGCGCCGGGTCGCAACCGACGATGCGGACAGTACCGCCCCGTCCGGTTCCGCGTCCGTGTTCGGTGCGTTCAAGGGATTCGCCTCGACTCCGCTCGCCAAGAGCGGGGCGGATAAGCCGGGCGGTGCCGGTGCACAGTCGTTCTCCTTCCTGTCAACGCTCGGCGCCGCCAAAACGAATGGCAACGGTACGGCAACGGTGTCGTCGAGTGGTGCTGCGGCCGACGGCGTCGGCGGTGCAGCGAAGCCAACCTTTTCGTTCGGTTCCAACGCCGGCACGATGGCAGCGTCGGATGCGAGCAAAAAGATGTTTGCCTTCGGTTCACCGACCAGTCTGAAGGCGGACAGTACGGCGGAGGGAGCGAAAACGGCGTCCTCCACATCGTCCGGCTTTGGCATCTCGTCGTCGAAGGAAGGTGAAGCGGGCAAGGGTGGGTTTGGTTTCGGGGCAGCCAGCAGCGGACCCGCCCAACCGTTCTCCTTCGGCACCGTTCCACCCAAAGCGACGGAAGCGGCCAAACCGAACAACAACTTTACCTTCGGCACGCTGGCTGGCGGTAAAGATTCGTCCACGGACGCCGCACCGAAGCCAACGTTTTCGTTCGGTTCTTTCGCAGCCAAACCGGACGGCTCCGGCGAGACGGAGAAGAAATCGATACAGTTCGGTTCCCCAACCACATCGAAGGAGCCCACGACGACGGGTACGTTTTCGTTCGGTTCCAATGCCGCCAAAGCGGATGCTAACAGCAGTTCCACGGACAAGAAAAGCTTTGCGTTCGGAAGCTCCCCGGCAGCCACACCGAAAGGCACATCGATCGTTACGCCCAGCGGTGTGATTAAAACGCCCGTCACGTTTGGTTCGGACGCACCGGAAGCGGACAAGAAGCCGTTCACATTCGGATCACCGGCTGGTGGAACCAAGGAACCGGCGGCCAGTTCTCCCGCCGCGAGCAAAGGCATGTTTTCGTTCGGCACCAATCCGGCCAAGGCGGCACCGTCCGAGACACCGGAGAGGAAAACGTTCACATTCGGAtcgccggctgctgctgctggggtgaAAAGCACAGCGGTCACCTCGCCCGATACATCCAAGGCAACATTTTCTTTCGGCTCCAACGCAACGAAAGCGGATGCGGAGTCCGGCTCGGAGAAGAAGGCGACATTCTCGTTCGGTACGGCCGCTTCCGGCGGAAAGGACAGTACCGCAGGCATCTCCTCCTCACCCAAAACATCAACCTTTTCGTTCGGCTCTAAAGCTCCCGAAGCGGAGAAAAAGACATTTTCCTTCGGTGTTCCCGCCGGCTCGACGAGCGACGTAGCGACAGCGGAAAAGAGCAAAGCAACGTTTGCCCCACCGAAGGGAACCAGTGATGACGCGATAAAGAAAATGTTCAGCTTtgcgtcctcctcctcctcctcgtcacCGGCGGCAGCATCATCGAGCTCATCCAAGACGGACTCGGAGAAGGAAAAGGCGGAGAAAAAGCAGTCCACCAAGCCGTTAACGGAAGCGGACAAGCAAACGGTGATTCGCAACAATGTGGTCGCCCTGAACAAAGCCTTCATTGCGTGGATTACGGAAAAGTGTCGCGAAAACCCGTACTGCAAGCTGCATCCCGTGTTTAGGGACTACGAGAAGCAGTTCGACGAGATCCAGGCAATGACGCCGGGCAAAACGGCGGAAAAGTCGGCGCCTACTACGACCTCGCAAGCGGCTGCACCGGAAAGCAAAGGAGCAGCCGCGGCAGCAGAACCCGCCAAACCGAAAGAGCCGGAAAAGGAAATGCCAAAGCCGGGCTTCTTCTTTGGCGGTTCGGCGGCGGCGTCGGCGGCAAAGGAATCGCCCACGAAGCCCTCCAGCGGTTTCACGTTCGGCAGTTCCTCCAAACCGTTCTCGTTCGGCAGTCTTGCCTCTTCGACCATTGCCAGTACCAACGCCACCACAACGACCCCCTCGACCGTGtccacctcctcctcgtccttcTTTGCCGGTGCGTCCACGTTCGCGGCCAAATCCGCCACCGGCGGGTTTACGTTCGGCGGTGTTGTGAGCAAACCGCCCGCACCGGACAGcagtgcggcggcggcggcgggtgGTGGGCCCGACAAACCGGCCGGCGGTGACGCGGAAGCCGACGAGGACGAACCGCCGAAGGTGGAGTTTACGCCGGTGGAGGAGAAGGACAGCGTGTACTCGAAGCGCTGCAAGCTGTTCGTGAAGGTGGGCGCCTCGTACTCGGACCGTGGCGTTGGCACGCTGCACATCAAGATGGTGGACGCGAAGGTGCAGGTGCTGGTGCGGGCCGACACGAGCCTCGGCAACATTCTGCTGAACATCATCCTGAACGAATCGGTGCCGGTGCAGCGTCTCGGCAAGAACAACGTGATGATGATCTGTCTGCCGACGCCGGACGCCAAGCCGCCACCAACGTCGGTGCTGCTGCGCGTCAAGACGGGCGAGGAGGCGGACGAGCTGCTCGAAACGTTGCTGAAGTACAAGCCGAAGTAA
- the LOC121595881 gene encoding DNA repair and recombination protein RAD54-like, whose product MRKSLVPQRCTPSNAVHSPFKSPLSAQKRQRECRKRLPDKGGPADQPPTPKLSVSEHELMIMKILTQPFKIPIANYVPEHSTRCLGMKRSAARRALHDPYACNALVLFSPPELTEHDKLKMDKSKIQVHVVVDPLLGNILRPHQREGVRFMYDCVTGAKGDFNGCIMADEMGLGKTLQCITLLWTLLRQSPDCKPTINKAIIVCPSSLVKNWYKEFGKWLGCRVNCLSIDGGSKEQTTKELEQYMANQSQRHGTPVLIISYETFRLYAHILNSSEVGAVLCDEGHRLKNCENLTYQALMGLKTKRRVLLSGTPIQNDLTEYYSLLHFVNPGMLGSTAEFRKQFENPILRGQDANSTDAEREKAAERLQELAALVNRCMIRRTSALLTKYLPVKFEMVVCVRMTEVQAALYKSFLQSDTIRRSVMEKNATKASLTALSNITSLKKLCNHPDLVYEKIQERADGFENAATILPDNYSPRELRPELGAKLMLLDCMLASIKTNTTDKIVLVSNYTQTLDLFEKLCRKRGYGYVRLDGTMTIKKRGKVVDQFNQPDSNDFIFMLSSKAGGCGLNLIGANRLVMFDPDWNPANDEQAMARVWRDGQKKPCFIYRLLATGTIEEKIFQRQTHKKALSTTVVDNAEDGERHFTQDDLKDLFKLDEQTRSDTHDIFRCKRCTNGVQMKLPPDDSDCMSDLAHWYHCANNKGIPDDILSKSWDITRCVSFVFHHRSNSAVVEQQLAEQRRQQALAKEQEEKEEEEEDEEDKENKGYNTEGEEDEEEPEDDEKDKDFVL is encoded by the exons ATG CGTAAAAGCCTCGTGCCGCAGCGATGCACACCGTCGAATGCCGTTCACTCGCCGTTCAAAAGCCCGCTGTCGGCACAAAAGCGCCAGCGCGAATGCCGCAAGCGATTGCCGGACAAAGGCGGGCCGGCGGATCAGCCGCCGACGCCGAAACTGTCCGTGTCCGAGCACGAGCTGATGATCATGAAGATTCTCACCCAGCCGTTCAAAATACCGATCGCCAACTACGTGCCGGAACATTCGACGCGATGTCTCGGCATGAAGCGTTCGGCCGCCCGGCGTGCCCTGCACGATCCGTACGCGTGCAATGCGCTGGTGCTGTTCAGCCCGCCGGAACTGACCGAGCACGATAAGCTAAAGATGGACAAGAGCAAGATACAGGTGCACGTGGTGGTGGATCCACTGCTCGGGAACATTCTGCGGCCGCATCAGCGGGAGGGTGTGCGGTTCATGTACGACTGTGTGACCGGCGCGAAGGGCGACTTTAACGGGTGTATCATGGCGGACGAAATGGG GCTGGgcaaaacgctgcaatgtattaCGCTGCTCTGGACACTACTGCGCCAAAGCCCGGATTGTAAACCCACGATCAACAAAGCGATCATCGTGTGCCCGAGTTCTTTGGTGAAGAATTGGTACAAAGAGTTTGGCAAGTGGTTGGGCTGTCGCGTCAACTGCCTCTCGATCGATGGCGGGTCGAAAGAGCAAACGACAAAAGAGCTGGAACAGTATATGGCGAATCAAAGCCAACGCCACGGCACACCGGTACTGATCATCAGCTACGAAACGTTCCGGCTGTACGCGCACATCCTGAACAGCTCCGAGGTCGGTGCGGTCCTGTGCGACGAGGGGCACCGGTTGAAGAACTGCGAGAACCTTACCTACCAGGCGCTGATGGGGCTGAAGACAAAGCGACGTGTGCTGCTGTCCGGTACACCGATCCAGAACGATCTGACCGAGTACTACAGCTTGCTGCACTTTGTCAACCCGGGCATGCTGGGTTCGACTGCG GAATTCCGCAAACAGTTTGAAAATCCAATCCTGCGCGGCCAGGACGCCAACTCAACCGACGCGGAGCGGGAAAAGGCAGCGGAACGGCTGCAAGAACTAGCCGCCCTGGTGAACCGGTGCATGATCCGGCGGACCAGCGCACTGCTCACGAAATATCTCCCCGTCAAGTTCGAGATGGtcgtgtgcgtgcgtatgACCGAGGTGCAGGCCGCCCTCTACAAGAGCTTCCTCCAGTCCGACACGATCCGGCGCAGCGTGATGGAGAAGAACGCAACCAAGGCAAGCCTGACGGCCCTTTCCAACATTACCTCACTGAAGAAGCTGTGCAATCATCCGGACCTTGTGTACGAAAAGATCCAGGAGCGTGCGGATGGGTTCGAAAATGCGGCCACCATTCTGCCGGACAACTACAGCCCGCGGGAATTGCGCCCCGAGCTGGGCGCCAAGCTGATGCTGCTGGACTGTATGCTGGCGTCGATCAAAACCAACACCACGGACAAGATTGTGCTCGTTTCGAACTACACGCAAACGCTCGACCTGTTCGAGAAGCTGTGTCGCAAGCGGGGCTACGGCTACGTACGCCTCGACGGCACGATGACGATCAAGAAGCGGGGCAAGGTGGTGGACCAGTTCAATCAGCCCGATTCGAACGATTTCATCTTCATGCTCAGCTCGAAGGCGGGCGGCTGCGGGTTGAACCTGATCGGTGCCAACCGCCTGGTCATGTTCGATCCCGACTGGAACCCGGCGAACGATGAGCAAGCGATGGCGCGGGTGTGGCGCGATGGGCAGAAGAAACCGTGCTTTATCTACCGGCTGCTAGCGACCGGCACGATCGAGGAGAAGATTTTCCAACGCCAAACGCACAAGAAAGCCCTCTCGACGACGGTGGTGGACAATGCGGAGGACGGCGAGCGGCACTTTACGCAGGACGATCTGAAGGACCTGTTCAAGCTGGACGAGCAGACGCGCTCCGACACGCACGACATCTTCCGCTGCAAGCGGTGCACCAATGGGGTGCAGATGAAGCTGCCGCCGGACGACAGTGACTGCATGTCCGATCTGGCCCACTGGTATCACTGTGCGAACAATAAGGGCATCCCGGACGATATACTGTCCAAATCGTGGGACATTACGCGGTGCGTGTCGTTCGTGTTTCACCACCGGTCGAACTCGGCCGTCGTGGAGCAGCAGCTGGCGGAGCAGCGGCGCCAGCAGGCCCTGGCCAAGGAGCAGGAGGaaaaagaggaggaagaagaggatGAGGAGGATAAGGAAAACAAAGGGTACAACACGGAAGGGGAAGAGGATGAGGAGGAGCCGGAAGATGATGAAAAGGATAAAGATTTTGTGTTGTAG
- the LOC121595882 gene encoding protein ABHD13 — MSFRDWKIVRVLAGIAMRIWAASGAALLSAFLIYVVYGGFFAFMLLLFAVSGILYHAQDNLLYHPELPANSRIFIPVPSMHGLPYETLHLKTRDAVSLHAFWIRHPGDKGRYVPTIVYFHGNAGNMGHRLQNATGFYHTLQCNVLMVEYRGYGLSTGTPSEKGFFADARSVLDHLFSRHDLDHGQIVVFGRSLGGAVSIDLAADAVYGAKLMGVIVENTFTSIPDMAVELIHPAVQYLPLVLYRNQYLSVDKIQFVSAPILFVSGLADTLVPPRMMTMLHTRCGSTRKQMLQIVGGSHNDTWAVNGYYQGVAQFLKECRETKGPLQTPPVSHNMWPNIEEV, encoded by the exons ATGTCATTCCGCGACTGGAAGATTGTGCGGGTGCTGGCCGGAATAGCGATGCGGATATGGGCCGCCAGTGGAGCTGCCCTGCTGTCCGCCTTCCTGATCTACGTGGTGTATGGGGGCTTTTTTGCCTTCATGCTACTTTTGTTCGCCGTTTCTG GCATTTTGTACCACGCGCAGGACAACCTGCTGTACCATCCGGAGCTGCCGGCCAACTCGCGCATCTTCATACCCGTTCCCTCCATGCACGGGCTGCCTTACGAAACGCTGCACCTGAAAACGCGCGATGCCGTCTCGCTGCACGCGTTCTGGATCCGGCACCCGGGCGACAAGGGCCGCTACGTGCCAACGATCGTGTACTTTCACGGCAATGCCGGCAACATGGGGCACCGGTTGCAGAACGCCACCGGCTTCTATCACACGCTCCAGTGCAACGTGCTGATGGTGGAGTACCGCGGGTACGGCCTGTCGACGGGAACGCCCAGCGAGAAGGGCTTCTTTGCCGATGCCCGCTCCGTGCTGGACCATCTGTTTAGCCGGCACGATCTGGACCATGGGCAGATAGTGGTGTTTGGCCGGTCGCTCGGCGGTGCCGTGTCGATCGATCTTGCCGCCGATGCGGTGTACGGTGCGAAGCTGATGGGCGTGATTGTGGAGAACACGTTCACGAGCATACCGGACATGGCGGTGGAGCTGATACACCCGGCGGTGCAGTACCTGCCGCTGGTGCTGTACCGTAACCAGTACCTGTCGGTGGACAAGATACAGTTCGTGTCCGCGCCGATACTGTTCGTTTCCGGCCTGGCCGACACACTAGTGCCTCCGCGGATGATGACGATGCTGCACACGCGATGTGGCAGCACGCGCAAACAGATGCTGCAAATCGTTGGCGGCTCGCATAACGACACGTGGGCTGTGAATGG CTACTACCAGGGTGTAGCCCAATTTCTGAAGGAGTGTAGAGAAACGAAAGGACCACTGCAGACACCGCCGGTTAGCCACAACATGTGGCCCAACATTGAGGAAGTGTGA